A single Lolium perenne isolate Kyuss_39 chromosome 6, Kyuss_2.0, whole genome shotgun sequence DNA region contains:
- the LOC127305673 gene encoding alpha-aminoadipic semialdehyde synthase, with amino-acid sequence MGSERTERNDSLVGNGVVGILAETVNMWERRAPLTPSHCARLVLGGGRSTSGVNRIIVQPSTKRIHHDGQYEDAGCEISDDLSECGLIIGIKQPKLEMILPDRAYAFFSHTHKAQKENMPLLDKILQERVSLFDYELIVDENGKRLIAFGKFAGRAGLIDFLHGLGRRYLSLGYSTPFLSLGQSHMYPSLAAAKAAVIAVGEEIATFGLPSGILPIIFVFTGTGNVSQGAQEIFKLLPHTFVGAEKLPEISAGKSLSPHYQSTRRAFQLYGCVITSRDMVSPKDPSKCFDKDDYYAHPEHYNPVFHERVAPYASAIVNCMYWERRFPRLLSTEQLQQLMKNGCPLVGICDITCDIGGSIEFVNKSTSIESPFFRYDPSTNLCHDDMEGDGVICLAVDILPTEFSREASQHFGDILSRFVTSLASTKGLLELPSHLRRACISYSGKLTPLYEYIPRMRKTMIEMSPAPANSLPDKKYTHLVSLSGHLFDKFLINEALDIIETAGGSFHLVKCDVGQSIDDMSYSELEVGADETATLDKIIDSLTSIANAHRGDPNATEISLKIGRVSERRIDDSMDKVGPKVLILGAGRVCRPAAEFLSSYRNIDINGCNDYKTDQVHVIVASLYQKDAEETIDGIKNATAAQLDVSDIGSLSNLVSQVEVVVSLLPASFHAAIARVCIELKKHLVTASYVDDSMSKLEQAAQGAGVTILCEMGLDPGIDHMLSMKMIDEAHAQKGQIKAFTSFCGGLPSPAAANNPLAYKFSWSPAGAIRAGRNPAVYKFLGEIIHVDGSKLYESAKRIRLPELPAFALEHLPNRNSLMYGDLYGISKEASTVYRSTLRYEGFSEIMAILAKIGFFDATNHPLLEETNRPTYRTFLSELLNVNDISPPNTKVNGEESRGHDDEVISRLMMLGHCKEKELAFKILKTIKFLGLHEETEIPKDCTSALSVISQRMEQRMAYGHDEQDMVLLHHEVEVEYPDGRPAEKHQATLLEFGKSENGRSTTAMALTVGVPAAIGALLLLQNKVQRKGVIRPLEPEIYIPALEILEASGIKLIERVET; translated from the exons ATGGGGTCCGAGAGAACTGAA AGAAATGACAGCTTGGTGGGCAATGGAGTTGTCGGTATTCTCGCTGAGACTGTTAATATGTGGGAGAGGAGGGCACCATTAACTCCTTCCCATTGTGCGCGTCTTGTGCTCGGAGGGGGCAGGAGCACGAGTGGCGTAAATCGAATCATCGTGCAGCCAAGCACAAAGAGGATTCACCATGATGGTCAGTACGAGGATGCTGGGTGCGAGATTTCAGACGACCTATCAGAGTGTGGTCTTATCATAGGCATCAAGCAACCGAAG TTGGAGATGATTCTTCCAGATAGAGCATATGCGTTCTTCTCACATACTCACAAGGCCCAGAAAGAAAATATGCCTCTATTAGATAAG ATCCTCCAAGAAAGAGTGTCCTTGTTTGATTACGAGCTAATTGTTGACGAGAATGGGAAACGGTTGATAGCGTTTGGAAAATTTGCTGGAAGAGCTGGGCTGATAGACTTCTTGCACGGTCTTGGACGGC GATATTTGAGCCTTGGGTACTCAACCCCTTTTCTCTCTCTGGGGCAGTCCCATATGTATCCTTCGCTCGCTGCAGCCAAGGCTGCAGTCATTGCCGTTGGTGAAGAGATAGCAACATTCGGACTTCCATCTGGAATTCTTCCAATAATATTTGTGTTCACCGGAACTGGAAATG TTTCTCAGGGCGCACAAGAGATATTCAAGCTATTGCCCCATACCTTTGTTGGTGCTGAAAAACTTCCTGAGATTTCTGCG GGCAAGAGTCTGTCACCACATTATCAGTCAACCAGGAGAGCATTCCAACTATATGGATGTGTTATCACATCTAGGGACATGGTCTCACCCAAGGATCCCAGCAAATGTTTCGACAAA GATGACTATTATGCTCACCCGGAACACTACAACCCTGTTTTCCATGAAAGGGTTGCTCCATATGCATCTGCCATTG TTAACTGTATGTACTGGGAAAGGAGGTTTCCACGGCTATTGAGCACTGAACAGTTACAACAACTGATGAAAAATGGATGCCCTTTGGTTGGCATTTGCGATATAACTTGTGACATTGGAGGTTCCATAGAATTTGTGAATAAGAGTACATCAATAGAGAGTCCTTTCTTCAG GTACGATCCTTCAACTAATTTATGCCATGATGATATGGAAGGCGATGGTGTGATCTGCTTAGCTGTCGACATTCTCCCTACAGAGTTTTCTAGAGAG GCCTCCCAGCATTTTGGAGACATATTATCTAGATTTGTTACTAGCTTGGCCTCAACTAAGGGATTATTGGAGCTACCGTCCCACTTGAGAAGAGCCTGCATTTCATATTCTGGCAAGCTCACTCCTCTGTACGAATATATTCCTCGGATGAGAAAGACTATGAT AGAAATGTCACCAGCTCCAGCAAATTCACTGCCTGATAAGAAGTACACCCACCTG GTATCCCTCAGTGGCCACCTCTTTGATAAATTCCTTATAAATGAAGCTTTGGACATTATTGAAACAGCGGGGGGTTCTTTTCACTTGGTTAAGTGTGATGTTGGACAAAGCATTGACGATATGTCCTACTCAGAGCTTGAA GTAGGAGCAGATGAGACTGCTACATTAGACAAGATTATCGATTCCTTGACTTCTATAGCCAATGCACATCGTGGAGATCCTAATGCAACCGAGATATCTCTGAAGATAGGAAGAGTCAGCGAACGCAGAATTGATGACAGCATGGATAAAGTAGGACCAAAGGTTTTGATTCTTGGAGCTGGAAGAGTTTGTCGCCCAGCTGCTGAGTTTCTATCATCTTATCGAAATATTGACATCAATGGTTGTAATGACTATAAAACTGACCAAGTTCATGTTATAGTGGCATCTTTGTATCAAAAAGATGCAGAAGAG ACAATTGACGGGATAAAGAATGCAACAGCAGCTCAGCTTGATGTTTCAGATATTGGAAGTCTTTCAAACCTTGTTTCACAG GTTGAAGTTGTAGTTAGCTTGCTGCCTGCTAGTTTTCATGCTGCCATTGCAAGAGTATGCATTGAG CTCAAGAAGCACCTGGTCACAGCAAGCTATGTTGATGATTCCATGTCAAAGTTGGAGCAAGCTGCACAAGGAGCAGGTGTAACTATACTCTGCGAAATGGGCCTTGATCCAGGCATAG ATCACATGTTGTCTATGAAAATGATTGATGAGGCACATGCTCAGAAGGGGCAAATAAAGGCATTTACATCTTTCTGTGGTGGACTTCCATCTCCAGCTGCCGCAAACAATCCACTGGCCTATAAGTTCAG TTGGAGTCCAGCAGGTGCCATTCGAGCTGGAAGAAATCCTGCTGTCTACAAATTCCTTGGAGAGATCATCCATGTTGATG GTAGCAAATTATATGAGTCAGCAAAGAGGATCAGACTGCCGGAGCTTCCAGCTTTTGCTCTGGAACACTTGCCGAATAGGAATTCCTTGATGTATGGAGACCTGTATGGGATTTCTAAAGAAGCATCTACTGTATATAGGTCCACTCTTCGTTATGAAG GATTTAGTGAGATCATGGCTATCCTGGCGAAAATTGGGTTTTTTGATGCTACAAATCATCCACTGCTAGAAGAAACTAATCGCCCAACATATAGGACATTTCTCAGTGAACTCCTTAATGTCAATGATATCTCcccacctaacacaaaggtaaatgGCGAAGAATCTAGAGGACATGATGATGAAGTGATTTCCAGACTCATGATGCTTGGGCATTGCAAAGAAAAGGAACTAGCTTTCAAGATACTCAAAACCATCAA GTTCCTGGGACTGCATGAGGAGACAGAGATTCCTAAGGATTGTACAAGTGCACTGAGTGTTATTTCCCAACGAATGGAACAGAGAATGGCCTATGGCCACGATGAGCAG GACATGGTACTGCTCCACCATGAAGTCGAGGTGGAGTACCCCGACGGGCGACCCGCCGAGAAGCACCAAGCGACGCTGCTGGAGTTCGGAAAGTCCGAGAATGGCAGGTCCACCACCGCCATGGCCCTGACCGTCGGGGTACCGGCAGCGATAGGAGCCCTG CTGTTGCTCCAGAACAAGGTCCAGAGGAAAGGTGTGATCCGGCCCCTGGAACCGGAAATCTACATCCCAG CGTTGGAGATCCTGGAGGCGTCTGGCATCAAGCTGATTGAGAGAGTGGAGACTTGA